One window of the Anaeromyxobacter dehalogenans 2CP-C genome contains the following:
- a CDS encoding HEAT repeat domain-containing protein encodes MLAAGLAAALALSALAAAPGAGAPSTADEVRALLGTIDRPIPPEAWRALGPEAGPLLEAAAASGAELPSRRARALEGLAARGGARAEALHRRLAADAAAPRIVRAGAVRGLGALLPPAGLGEALVPLLSDRDPRLRRAAAEALAARAPAQGCAAVRAQAAREPGRALARAVQACERAVPRRR; translated from the coding sequence GTGCTCGCCGCCGGCCTCGCCGCCGCCCTCGCCCTCTCCGCGCTCGCCGCCGCCCCCGGGGCCGGCGCGCCCTCCACCGCCGACGAGGTGCGGGCCCTGCTCGGCACCATCGACCGGCCCATCCCGCCGGAGGCGTGGCGCGCGCTCGGCCCGGAGGCCGGGCCGCTGCTCGAGGCCGCGGCCGCGAGCGGCGCCGAGCTCCCCAGCCGCCGCGCCCGCGCGCTGGAGGGGCTGGCGGCGCGCGGCGGCGCGCGGGCCGAGGCGCTCCACCGCCGGCTCGCCGCCGACGCGGCCGCGCCGCGCATCGTGCGCGCCGGCGCGGTCCGCGGGCTCGGCGCCCTCCTCCCGCCCGCGGGCCTGGGCGAGGCGCTCGTCCCGCTCCTCTCCGACCGCGACCCCCGCCTCCGCCGCGCGGCGGCCGAGGCGCTCGCCGCGCGCGCGCCGGCCCAGGGCTGCGCCGCGGTCCGCGCGCAGGCCGCCCGCGAGCCGGGCCGCGCGCTCGCGCGGGCGGTGCAGGCGTGCGAGCGGGCGGTGCCGCGCCGGCGCTGA
- a CDS encoding tetratricopeptide repeat protein: MLALAAALLAAAAAAAAPPMACERHASLFPNAPRPPGGEPGCAAALREACDAGRRLACAELGRVLEAGTAGPADPAGAAALHRRACDAGVGAACARLAHHLREAGQPARAVTEALEEGCALGSGAACLERAAAERDPARGARLRERACDLGEAEGCLAIATGAPPARAQALRDRACWLGSADGCAAAGAGLARGDAGREDPVAARLRLERGCELGGAEACARLGLVLLAEGRRGEAARGARLLVEGCPALGAEECLDSAEAWLKGPQAVIDEGSDPALLDLACRRKVADACAWLGRMVQEGRRVPADGPRAAELYRRACEAGRASACSDLGVLYRFGAGVPRDEARAGALFAGACERGVERACALREDPSRPID, from the coding sequence GTGCTCGCGCTCGCCGCCGCCCTGCTCGCCGCCGCCGCCGCCGCCGCCGCCCCGCCCATGGCCTGCGAGCGGCACGCCAGCCTGTTCCCGAACGCGCCGCGTCCGCCGGGCGGGGAGCCGGGCTGCGCCGCGGCGCTGCGCGAGGCGTGCGACGCGGGGCGGCGGCTCGCCTGCGCCGAGCTGGGGCGCGTGCTCGAGGCGGGCACCGCCGGGCCGGCGGATCCGGCCGGCGCCGCCGCGCTGCACCGCCGCGCCTGCGACGCCGGCGTGGGCGCCGCGTGCGCCCGCCTCGCGCACCACCTCCGCGAGGCGGGGCAGCCGGCGCGCGCGGTGACCGAGGCGCTCGAGGAGGGCTGCGCGCTCGGCTCGGGCGCCGCCTGCCTGGAGCGCGCCGCGGCGGAGCGGGACCCGGCGCGCGGGGCGCGGCTCCGCGAGCGCGCCTGCGACCTCGGCGAGGCCGAGGGCTGCCTGGCGATCGCGACCGGCGCGCCGCCGGCGCGCGCGCAGGCGCTGCGGGATCGCGCCTGCTGGCTGGGCTCGGCCGACGGCTGCGCGGCCGCCGGCGCGGGGCTCGCGCGCGGCGACGCGGGGCGGGAGGATCCGGTCGCGGCGCGGCTGCGGCTCGAGCGCGGCTGCGAGCTGGGCGGCGCGGAGGCGTGCGCGCGGCTCGGCCTGGTGCTGCTCGCGGAGGGGCGGCGCGGCGAGGCGGCGCGCGGCGCGCGGCTGCTGGTCGAGGGGTGCCCGGCGCTCGGCGCCGAGGAGTGCCTGGACTCCGCCGAGGCCTGGCTGAAGGGCCCGCAGGCGGTCATCGACGAGGGCTCGGATCCGGCGCTGCTCGACCTCGCCTGCCGGCGGAAGGTCGCGGACGCCTGCGCGTGGCTGGGGCGGATGGTGCAGGAGGGCCGGCGGGTGCCGGCCGACGGCCCGCGCGCCGCCGAGCTGTACCGGCGCGCCTGCGAGGCGGGCCGCGCGAGCGCCTGCTCCGACCTGGGCGTGCTCTACCGGTTCGGCGCCGGCGTCCCGCGGGACGAGGCGCGCGCCGGGGCGCTGTTCGCCGGCGCCTGCGAGAGGGGCGTCGAGCGCGCCTGCGCGCTGCGCGAGGATCCCTCCCGGCCGATCGACTGA
- a CDS encoding response regulator: MAPIRILVVDDNHLIRKLIGLILEGAGYTPIDADSGEAALALALADPPDLVIVDEVMPGMLGSELVRLLRRSRERRLRNLAVVGISGHDGAARALLQAGADAFVAKPVEEHPLLDAVARALGRPFRPDDPPGLPAA; the protein is encoded by the coding sequence ATGGCGCCCATCCGGATCCTGGTGGTGGACGACAACCACCTCATCCGCAAGCTGATCGGCCTCATCCTCGAGGGGGCGGGCTACACGCCCATCGACGCCGACTCCGGCGAGGCGGCGCTGGCGCTCGCGCTCGCGGATCCGCCGGACCTCGTGATCGTGGACGAGGTCATGCCGGGAATGCTCGGCTCCGAGCTGGTGCGCCTGCTGCGCCGCTCGCGCGAGCGCCGCCTGCGCAACCTGGCGGTGGTGGGGATCTCCGGGCACGACGGCGCGGCCCGCGCGCTCCTGCAGGCCGGCGCCGACGCGTTCGTCGCGAAGCCGGTCGAGGAGCACCCGCTGCTCGACGCGGTGGCGCGCGCCCTGGGCCGTCCGTTCCGTCCCGACGACCCGCCCGGCCTGCCCGCCGCCTGA
- a CDS encoding IgA Peptidase M64, whose translation MIPLLVALALSAAPTQPRTLRLDLFHTGTATEERFAVDRVVLEPLPFPGNPARAVDDTNLGKYFFEVRDLATNRVVYSRGYASIYGEWETTEDARKVSRTFSESLRFPAPEAPVQVVVKKRGAGNAFQEVWSTVVDPKDRFVDPSRPASPGPVIEILKSGDPAHKLDLLLLGDGYTEAERGKFEKDARRLVAELFAHEPFRSRKADFNVWGICPPAEEKGVSRPLTGVHRRSRVGSTYDAFGSERYLLTFENRSMRDVASFAPYDALAILANGETYGGGGIFNLYATVAADNRWAGYIFVHELGHHLAALADEYFTSDTAYLSPEGRPEPWEPNVTADPKAAKWGDLVAAGTPLPTPWPKDVFTKRANEFQERRKRIRAQNRPEAEMDALFLAQQKEETALLGEARFSKAVGAFEGANYEATGYFRPQMDCVMFTRDPVPFCSVCQRSIGRVIDLYTAR comes from the coding sequence ATGATCCCCCTGCTCGTCGCGCTCGCCCTGTCGGCGGCCCCCACCCAGCCCCGGACCCTCCGCCTCGACCTCTTCCACACCGGCACCGCCACCGAGGAGCGCTTCGCGGTGGACCGGGTGGTGCTCGAGCCGTTGCCGTTCCCGGGCAACCCGGCGCGCGCGGTGGACGACACCAACCTCGGCAAGTACTTCTTCGAGGTCCGCGACCTCGCCACCAACCGCGTCGTCTACTCGCGCGGCTACGCCTCGATCTACGGCGAGTGGGAGACCACCGAGGACGCGCGCAAGGTGAGCCGCACGTTCTCCGAGTCGCTCCGCTTCCCGGCGCCCGAGGCGCCGGTGCAGGTGGTGGTGAAGAAGCGCGGCGCGGGGAACGCGTTCCAGGAGGTCTGGTCCACGGTCGTCGATCCGAAGGACCGCTTCGTGGATCCGTCGCGGCCGGCCTCGCCCGGCCCGGTGATCGAGATCCTGAAGAGCGGCGACCCCGCCCACAAGCTCGACCTGCTGCTGCTCGGCGACGGCTACACCGAGGCCGAGCGCGGCAAGTTCGAGAAGGACGCGCGCCGCCTGGTGGCCGAGCTGTTCGCGCACGAGCCGTTCCGCTCGCGGAAGGCCGACTTCAACGTGTGGGGCATCTGCCCGCCCGCCGAGGAGAAGGGCGTCTCCCGCCCGCTCACCGGCGTGCACCGCCGCTCGCGCGTCGGCTCCACCTACGACGCGTTCGGCTCGGAGCGCTACCTGCTCACGTTCGAGAACCGCTCCATGCGCGACGTGGCGTCGTTCGCGCCCTACGACGCGCTCGCCATCCTGGCGAACGGCGAGACCTACGGCGGCGGCGGCATCTTCAACCTCTACGCCACGGTGGCCGCCGACAACCGCTGGGCCGGCTACATCTTCGTGCACGAGCTGGGGCACCACCTGGCCGCGCTCGCCGACGAGTACTTCACCTCGGACACCGCCTACCTCTCGCCCGAGGGCCGGCCCGAGCCGTGGGAGCCGAACGTGACCGCCGACCCGAAGGCCGCGAAGTGGGGCGACCTCGTCGCCGCCGGCACGCCGCTCCCCACGCCCTGGCCGAAGGACGTGTTCACCAAGCGTGCGAACGAGTTCCAGGAGCGCCGCAAGCGCATCCGCGCGCAGAACCGGCCCGAGGCCGAGATGGACGCGCTGTTCCTGGCGCAGCAGAAGGAGGAGACCGCGCTGCTCGGCGAGGCGCGCTTCTCGAAGGCGGTGGGCGCGTTCGAGGGCGCGAACTACGAGGCCACCGGCTACTTCCGGCCGCAGATGGACTGCGTGATGTTCACCCGCGACCCCGTGCCGTTCTGCTCCGTCTGCCAGCGGTCGATCGGCCGCGTCATCGACCTGTACACGGCGCGGTGA
- a CDS encoding acyl-CoA dehydrogenase family protein → MVDKKTASFMRSLALGDIEEEILLPYPEPRRAEKETLEAIQQTLKSMLGGRGADFRAWDRAGEMPPGFVQELKDAGLFSLVVPEHHGGMGLGATAYARVIQELGRYDASVAVTVGAHSSIGMRGLLLFGTEEQRARFLPRLATGELIAAFCLTEPGAGSDAASIKTTAVRDGDGWILNGEKLWITNGGIADFFTVFAKTSLEGRGHITAFIVTRDMKGVSTGPHEDKMGIRASSTTTVVLEDVRVPAANVLGEEGKGFKVAMKILNAGRTGLGGGSVGGMKRLIELSVAQAKERKQFGQPIASFGLVQQKIGQMVIDCYAAESVVNMVAGLVDRGFEETQVEAAISKVLASESVWRTADEALQIAAGSGYMREMPYEMALRDTRINRIFEGTNEILRLFIALTAVNDLGQELADVAESMKGVLADPIKGFGVMSDYAKRRAALATGLRRKKGKWTMLHPALAEDAAVFEGAATDLAIAADKLLRRYGKKIVGAQLLTKRLADAMIDLFTLACMLARVSTRLEDHGEAAAAEERRILTVFARQARRRVEAGLAGLEQNEDGALQAVAAHALETGRYGWDNL, encoded by the coding sequence ATGGTGGACAAGAAGACCGCGAGCTTCATGCGCTCGCTCGCGCTGGGCGACATCGAGGAGGAGATCCTCCTGCCCTACCCGGAGCCGCGCCGCGCCGAGAAGGAGACCCTGGAGGCCATCCAGCAGACCCTGAAGTCGATGCTGGGCGGGCGCGGCGCCGACTTCCGCGCCTGGGACCGAGCCGGCGAGATGCCGCCCGGGTTCGTGCAGGAGCTGAAGGACGCCGGGCTGTTCAGCCTGGTGGTCCCGGAGCACCACGGCGGCATGGGGCTCGGCGCCACCGCCTACGCGCGGGTCATCCAGGAGCTGGGGCGCTACGACGCCTCCGTCGCGGTGACGGTCGGCGCGCACAGCTCGATCGGCATGCGCGGCCTGCTCCTGTTCGGCACCGAGGAGCAGCGGGCGCGCTTCCTGCCGCGCCTCGCCACCGGCGAGCTCATCGCCGCGTTCTGCCTCACCGAGCCGGGCGCCGGCTCCGACGCCGCCAGCATCAAGACCACCGCGGTGCGCGACGGCGACGGCTGGATCCTGAACGGCGAGAAGCTCTGGATCACGAACGGCGGCATCGCCGACTTCTTCACCGTGTTCGCGAAGACCTCGCTGGAGGGGCGCGGCCACATCACCGCCTTCATCGTCACCCGCGACATGAAGGGGGTCTCGACCGGCCCGCACGAGGACAAGATGGGGATCCGCGCCTCGTCCACCACCACGGTGGTGCTCGAGGACGTGCGCGTGCCCGCCGCGAACGTGCTCGGCGAGGAGGGCAAGGGCTTCAAGGTCGCGATGAAGATCCTGAACGCCGGCCGCACCGGCCTGGGCGGCGGCTCGGTGGGCGGGATGAAGCGGCTCATCGAGCTGTCGGTGGCGCAGGCGAAGGAGCGCAAGCAGTTCGGCCAGCCCATCGCCAGCTTCGGCCTGGTCCAGCAGAAGATCGGCCAGATGGTGATCGACTGCTACGCGGCCGAGAGCGTGGTGAACATGGTGGCCGGCCTGGTGGACCGCGGCTTCGAGGAGACGCAGGTCGAGGCGGCCATCTCGAAGGTGCTCGCCTCGGAGAGCGTGTGGCGCACCGCCGACGAGGCGCTGCAGATCGCGGCCGGCTCGGGGTACATGCGCGAGATGCCGTACGAGATGGCGCTCCGCGACACCCGCATCAACCGCATCTTCGAGGGCACGAACGAGATCCTCCGGCTGTTCATCGCGCTCACCGCGGTGAACGACCTGGGCCAGGAGCTCGCCGACGTGGCGGAGTCGATGAAGGGCGTGCTCGCCGATCCGATCAAGGGCTTCGGCGTCATGTCGGACTACGCGAAGCGCCGCGCCGCGCTGGCCACCGGGCTGCGCCGCAAGAAGGGCAAGTGGACCATGCTCCACCCGGCGCTCGCCGAGGACGCGGCGGTGTTCGAGGGCGCCGCCACCGACCTCGCCATCGCCGCGGACAAGCTGCTGCGCAGGTACGGCAAGAAGATCGTGGGCGCGCAGCTCCTCACCAAGCGGCTCGCCGACGCGATGATCGACCTGTTCACGCTCGCCTGCATGCTGGCGCGCGTCTCGACGCGGCTCGAGGACCACGGCGAGGCGGCCGCCGCCGAGGAGCGGCGCATCCTCACCGTGTTCGCGCGGCAGGCCCGGCGGCGCGTCGAGGCGGGCCTGGCGGGCCTCGAGCAGAACGAGGACGGGGCGCTGCAGGCGGTCGCGGCGCACGCGCTCGAGACCGGCCGGTACGGCTGGGACAACCTGTAG
- a CDS encoding glycine cleavage system protein H, whose product MEILEAAGSLLVGMGGRLALSIAGGLALAIPAVLLGVAIHVLRQRRARAVPMADGLAWRPGAYFAPNHTWLAPGRRTGEFTVGVDDLARHILPSVTSVELPRPGMSVHRGDPIVVLRAGGRTVRMGAPVDGRVMRVNPAVRRDPGLVHREPYGGGWLFTLAPADAAYMRLPQDREAGGWLAAERTRLTRFVESELGLAAADGGVLVEPLPAALGEEGWRKVVFAFLHAA is encoded by the coding sequence ATGGAGATCCTGGAAGCCGCCGGCTCGCTCCTGGTCGGCATGGGTGGGCGCCTGGCGCTCAGCATCGCGGGGGGGCTCGCGCTCGCGATCCCGGCGGTGCTCCTCGGCGTCGCGATCCACGTCCTGCGGCAGCGGCGCGCACGCGCCGTGCCCATGGCGGACGGGCTCGCCTGGCGGCCCGGGGCCTACTTCGCCCCCAACCACACCTGGCTCGCGCCGGGGCGCCGCACCGGCGAGTTCACGGTCGGTGTGGACGATCTCGCGCGCCACATCCTGCCGTCGGTGACGTCGGTCGAGCTGCCGCGGCCGGGCATGAGCGTCCACCGCGGCGACCCCATCGTCGTGCTCCGCGCCGGCGGCCGGACCGTGCGCATGGGCGCGCCGGTGGACGGCAGGGTGATGCGGGTGAACCCGGCCGTGCGGCGCGATCCGGGCCTCGTGCACCGCGAGCCGTACGGCGGCGGGTGGCTGTTCACGCTCGCGCCCGCGGACGCCGCCTACATGCGCCTGCCGCAGGACCGCGAGGCCGGCGGCTGGCTCGCGGCCGAGCGCACCCGGCTCACGCGCTTCGTCGAGTCCGAGCTGGGCCTCGCCGCGGCCGACGGCGGCGTGCTCGTCGAGCCGCTCCCCGCCGCGCTCGGCGAGGAGGGCTGGCGCAAGGTCGTGTTCGCCTTCCTGCACGCGGCGTAG
- a CDS encoding hybrid sensor histidine kinase/response regulator, translating into MDGVEAVKILLVDDRPANLLALESALAGAGYELVKAGSGAEALRFLLRDECALILLDVNMPELDGYETARLVRQNPRTRNIPVVFITAYGADERRVLSGYEAGAVDYLFKPVTPELLRSKVAAFVALHRAQRQILAQAEQLRAHERREHALALAQLELQSLRRQEAAQKRYRTLVEGITHALVWVIDPDTLVCRFVSPSAEAILGHPTERWTADAGLFAAALHPADRDRVLASLRAITAGSPGATLQHRFVRADGSEAWFETAARLLPGEDGAGLELRGFSVEVTEVVEGRAALELLSRATAELSTSLDCQDTVARAAAVAVPALGEGCAVEVGADPRSPPVRAVVHVRPEAREALERVARHPALGRGPERGVEVIQDPAGLLDADGEDLARDLDALAAAEIVQVALTAHDQRIGTMHLFTARPARARDLELAAELGRRVAQAVENALLYRRAQEAVELRERFLSIASHELRTPLAALLLQARVLNQLLDTGRIPVPPGSREELQRRVRGAVKQVERLGGLVNSLFDLARIRSGRLALERAPCDLVEIARDVAGRFEDVLALQGRAFTVEAPESLRGVWDRGRVDQVITNLLSNAVKHGASGPVALRVARRGASAEVAVEDAGRGISEADRARIFELFEQGERSAGTGGLGLGLYITRSIAEAHGGRVSVAAPERGGAVFRLELPAGVEEGEREAAPPEPRGIDEGRALAGG; encoded by the coding sequence ATGGACGGTGTCGAGGCCGTGAAGATCCTGCTCGTGGACGACCGGCCCGCGAACCTGCTGGCGCTCGAGTCGGCGCTCGCGGGGGCGGGGTACGAGCTGGTGAAGGCGGGATCCGGCGCGGAGGCGCTCCGGTTCCTGCTGCGCGACGAGTGCGCGCTCATCCTGCTCGACGTCAACATGCCGGAGCTGGACGGGTACGAGACCGCGCGCCTGGTGCGGCAGAACCCGCGCACCCGCAACATCCCCGTCGTCTTCATCACCGCGTACGGCGCCGACGAGCGCCGGGTGCTGAGCGGCTACGAGGCGGGCGCGGTCGATTACCTGTTCAAGCCGGTGACGCCCGAGCTGCTGCGCTCCAAGGTGGCGGCGTTCGTGGCGCTGCACCGGGCGCAGCGGCAGATCCTGGCGCAGGCCGAGCAGCTCCGCGCGCACGAGCGGCGCGAGCACGCGCTGGCGCTGGCGCAGCTCGAGCTGCAGAGCCTGCGCCGGCAGGAGGCGGCGCAGAAGCGCTACCGCACGCTGGTCGAGGGGATCACCCACGCGCTGGTGTGGGTGATCGATCCCGACACGCTGGTGTGCCGCTTCGTGAGCCCGAGCGCCGAGGCGATCCTGGGTCACCCGACGGAGCGCTGGACGGCGGACGCGGGCCTGTTCGCGGCGGCGCTGCACCCGGCCGACCGCGACCGGGTGCTGGCGTCGCTCCGCGCCATCACCGCCGGCAGCCCCGGCGCCACGCTGCAGCACCGGTTCGTGCGCGCCGACGGCAGCGAGGCGTGGTTCGAGACGGCGGCGCGGCTCCTGCCCGGCGAGGACGGCGCCGGGCTCGAGCTGCGCGGCTTCTCGGTCGAGGTGACGGAGGTGGTCGAGGGACGCGCCGCGCTGGAGCTGCTGTCGCGGGCGACCGCCGAGCTGTCCACCTCGCTCGACTGCCAGGACACGGTGGCGCGCGCCGCGGCGGTGGCGGTGCCGGCGCTCGGCGAGGGCTGCGCGGTGGAGGTGGGCGCCGACCCGCGCAGCCCGCCGGTGCGCGCCGTCGTCCACGTCCGGCCGGAGGCGCGCGAGGCGCTGGAGCGCGTGGCGCGCCACCCGGCGCTCGGGCGCGGGCCGGAGCGCGGGGTCGAGGTGATCCAGGACCCGGCCGGCCTCCTCGACGCGGACGGCGAGGACCTGGCGCGGGATCTCGACGCGCTGGCGGCGGCGGAGATCGTGCAGGTGGCGCTCACCGCGCACGACCAGCGCATCGGCACCATGCACCTGTTCACCGCGCGCCCCGCGCGCGCCCGCGACCTCGAGCTCGCCGCCGAGCTCGGCCGCCGCGTCGCGCAGGCGGTGGAGAACGCGCTGCTCTACCGGCGCGCGCAGGAGGCGGTGGAGCTGCGTGAGCGCTTCCTCTCGATCGCCTCGCACGAGCTGCGCACGCCGCTCGCCGCGCTGCTGCTCCAGGCGCGCGTGCTGAACCAGCTGCTCGACACCGGGCGCATCCCGGTGCCGCCCGGCTCGCGCGAGGAGCTGCAGCGGCGCGTGCGCGGCGCGGTGAAGCAGGTGGAGCGGCTCGGCGGCCTCGTGAACAGCCTGTTCGACCTCGCCCGGATCCGGAGCGGGCGGCTCGCGCTGGAGCGCGCCCCGTGCGACCTCGTCGAGATCGCGCGCGACGTGGCCGGGCGCTTCGAGGACGTGCTGGCGCTGCAGGGGCGGGCGTTCACGGTGGAGGCGCCGGAGTCGCTGCGCGGCGTGTGGGACCGCGGGCGCGTGGACCAGGTCATCACCAACCTGCTCTCGAACGCGGTGAAGCACGGCGCGTCGGGGCCGGTCGCGCTGCGGGTCGCGCGGCGCGGCGCCTCGGCCGAGGTGGCGGTGGAGGACGCCGGGCGCGGCATCTCCGAGGCGGACCGCGCGCGCATCTTCGAGCTGTTCGAGCAGGGCGAGCGGAGCGCGGGGACCGGCGGCCTCGGCCTCGGGCTCTACATCACGCGCAGCATCGCCGAGGCGCACGGCGGCCGCGTGTCGGTCGCGGCGCCGGAGCGCGGCGGGGCGGTGTTCCGGCTGGAGCTGCCGGCCGGCGTCGAGGAGGGCGAGCGCGAGGCCGCGCCGCCGGAGCCGCGCGGGATCGACGAGGGCCGCGCCCTCGCCGGCGGGTAG